A stretch of Pogona vitticeps strain Pit_001003342236 chromosome 5, PviZW2.1, whole genome shotgun sequence DNA encodes these proteins:
- the SPCS3 gene encoding signal peptidase complex subunit 3: MNTVLTRANSLFAFSLSVMAALTFGCFITTAFKERSVPVSIAVSRVMLKNVEDFTGPGERSDLGIITFDINADLHSIFDWNVKQLFLYLSAEYSTKNNALNQVVLWDKIILRGDNPKLVLKDMKSKYFFFDDGNGLKGNRNVTLTLSWNVVPNAGILPLVTGAGHVSVPFPDTYKMAKSY; the protein is encoded by the exons atGAACACGGTGCTCACCCGCGCCAACTCGCTCTTCGCCTTCTCGCTGAGCGTGATGGCGGCGCTGACCTTCGGCTGCTTCATCACCACGGCGTTTAAAGAGCGCTCGGTGCCCGTCAGCATCGCCGTCTCCCGGGTCATGCT GAAAAATGTAGAAGATTTTACAGGACCAGGAGAAAGAAGTGATCTTGGAATCATAACTTTTGACATTAATGCAG ATCTGCATAGTATATTTGACTGGAATGTGAAAcaattatttctgtatttatcAGCAGAATATTCAACAAAGAACAAT GCTTTGAACCAGGTTGTCCTCTGGGACAAAATCATTTTGAGAGGAGATAACCCAAAGTTGGTTTTGAAAGACATGAAATCAAAATACTTCTTCTTTGATGACGGAAATGGTCTGAA GGGCAACAGAAATGTCACTTTGACTCTTTCATGGAATGTTGTACCAAATGCAGGCATCCTACCTCTTGTGACGGGAGCAGGACATGTATCTGTTCCATTTCCAGATACTTACAAAATGGCAAAAAGCTATTAA